Proteins encoded together in one Miscanthus floridulus cultivar M001 chromosome 16, ASM1932011v1, whole genome shotgun sequence window:
- the LOC136511422 gene encoding PHD finger protein ALFIN-LIKE 5-like translates to MDPGAGAHYSARTAEEVFRDFRGRRAGMIKALTNDVEKFYQLCDPEKENLCLYGYPNETWEVTLPAEEVPPEIPEPALGINFARDGMNEKDWLALVAVHSDSWLLAVAFYFAARFGFDKEARRRLFNMINNLPTIFEVVTGVAKKQNKEKGPNSTSKSNKPSSKMTSRPESHSKATKVAVPPKDDDDESGEEYEEEEERDNTLCGSCGTNDGKDEFWICCDSCERWYHGKCVKITPARAEHIKHYKCPDCSNKRARA, encoded by the exons ATGGACCCCGGCGCCGGCGCGCACTACTCTGCCCGTACCGCGGAGGAGGTCTTCCGCGACTTCCGCGGCCGCCGCGCGGGCATGATCAAGGCCCTCACCAACG ATGTGGAGAAGTTCTACCAGCTGTGCGACCCCG AAAAGGAAAACTTGTGCCTTTACGGCTACCCCAACGAAACATGGGAAGTAACTTTGCCAGCAGAGGAAGTTCCTCCGGAGATCCCTGAACCAGCTTTGGGTATAAACTTTGCTAGGGATGGCATGAATGAGAAGGATTGGTTGGCGCTAGTTGCTGTCCACAGCGATTCCTGGTTACTGGCAGTTGCATTCTACTTTGCGGCCCGGTTTGGGTTTGACAAAGAGGCTAG GCGGCGACTCTTCAACATGATAAATAACTTGCCCACGATATTTGAAGTAGTGACTGGGGTTGCCAAGAAACAAAACAAGGAGAAGGGCCCCAATAGTACCAGCAAAAGCAACAAACCAAGTTCCAAAATG ACATCAAGACCGGAGTCTCATTCAAAGGCGACAAAAGTGGCAGTGCCCCCcaaggatgacgatgatgagagTGGTGAAGAatatgaagaagaggaagagcgTGATAACACCTTATGTGGATCCTGCGGAACAAATGACGGCAAGGACGAATTCTGGATCTGTTGTGACAGTTGTGAGCGGTGGTACCATGGGAAGTGTGTCAAGATCACGCCTGCACGAGCCGAGCACATCAAGCACTACAAATGCCCAGATTGCAGCAACAAGAGGGCAAGAGCCTAG